A section of the Streptomyces sp. V3I8 genome encodes:
- a CDS encoding glycoside hydrolase family 6 protein: MVAVASVVVAAGTVAGTLSALDDGRTDEARPDVSGSPFLQPLPAVPTPSPTATASASPSPSPSPSASRAKPGPEPSKVHGRASATPRTGPVSVRLYRHPDSQVLEWVRDNRDDPRRPVIESRIADRPAAVWFADYTPSDITARVRAVTSAGAAKGGVPVVVPYAIPDRDCGGASQGGAPDLGAYDGWIEKFAAGLGSGEVVVILEPDAIAQSACLSAGRRTARFTSLARAGRVLKAANPRARVYFDAGHSDWNSPREQAGLLRRAGAASAASSDGIFSNVSNFNSTGEEVAYTRRTLDALGGPAGLGAVIDTSRNGNGAPADGEWCDPAGRKLGRAPTLRTGEARIDAYLWVKLPGESDGCRGTPGTFTPGYAYDLAR; this comes from the coding sequence ATGGTGGCGGTGGCCTCCGTGGTCGTCGCGGCCGGCACCGTGGCGGGGACGCTGTCCGCGCTCGACGACGGCCGCACCGACGAGGCGCGCCCCGACGTGAGCGGCTCGCCGTTCCTGCAGCCGCTGCCCGCCGTGCCCACCCCCTCGCCCACGGCGACGGCGTCCGCCTCCCCGTCACCGTCCCCGTCACCGTCGGCGTCCCGGGCGAAGCCGGGGCCGGAGCCCTCGAAGGTCCACGGGCGCGCGTCGGCGACGCCGCGGACCGGGCCCGTGTCCGTGCGGTTGTACCGCCACCCGGACTCCCAGGTCCTGGAGTGGGTCCGGGACAACCGCGACGATCCGCGCCGCCCGGTCATCGAGTCCCGGATAGCCGACCGGCCCGCCGCGGTCTGGTTCGCGGACTACACGCCGTCGGACATCACCGCCCGGGTCAGGGCGGTCACCTCGGCCGGGGCGGCGAAGGGCGGCGTGCCCGTCGTCGTGCCGTACGCGATACCGGACCGCGACTGCGGCGGGGCCTCGCAGGGCGGGGCGCCCGACCTCGGCGCGTACGACGGATGGATCGAGAAGTTCGCGGCGGGCCTCGGCTCCGGTGAGGTCGTCGTGATCCTGGAACCCGACGCGATCGCCCAGTCCGCATGCCTGTCCGCGGGGCGGCGGACGGCCCGCTTCACCTCACTGGCCCGCGCGGGCCGCGTCCTCAAGGCGGCGAACCCGAGGGCGCGGGTCTACTTCGACGCCGGCCACTCCGACTGGAACTCCCCGCGCGAGCAGGCCGGACTGCTGCGCAGGGCCGGCGCCGCGTCCGCCGCCTCCTCGGACGGGATCTTCAGCAACGTCTCCAACTTCAACAGCACCGGCGAGGAGGTCGCGTACACCCGCCGGACCCTCGACGCGCTCGGCGGCCCCGCGGGTCTGGGCGCCGTGATCGACACCAGCCGCAACGGCAACGGCGCTCCGGCCGACGGCGAGTGGTGCGACCCCGCGGGCCGCAAGCTCGGCCGGGCGCCGACCCTGAGGACCGGGGAGGCCCGGATCGACGCCTACCTGTGGGTGAAGCTGCCCGGCGAGTCCGACGGCTGCCGGGGCACGCCGGGGACGTTCACCCCCGGCTATGCCTACGACCTGGCCCGCTGA
- a CDS encoding Lrp/AsnC family transcriptional regulator: MLNDLDERIVHALAEDARRSYADIGQEVGLSAPAVKRRVDRLRSSGAITGFTVRVDPVALGWETEGFVEIYCRRNTSPETIQRGLERYQEVVAASTVTGDADAVVQVFASDMRHFERVLERIAGEPFVERTKSVLVLSPLLRRFSSGSPT; this comes from the coding sequence GTGCTGAACGATCTCGACGAACGCATCGTGCACGCCCTGGCCGAGGACGCGCGGCGCTCCTACGCCGACATCGGGCAGGAGGTCGGGCTGTCCGCGCCCGCCGTGAAGCGGCGGGTGGACCGGCTGCGGTCCAGCGGGGCGATCACCGGGTTCACGGTGCGGGTGGATCCGGTGGCGCTCGGGTGGGAGACCGAGGGGTTCGTCGAGATCTACTGCCGCCGCAACACCTCGCCCGAGACGATCCAGCGGGGGCTGGAGCGCTACCAGGAGGTCGTGGCCGCGTCCACCGTCACGGGGGACGCGGACGCCGTCGTCCAGGTCTTCGCCTCCGACATGCGGCACTTCGAGCGGGTGCTGGAGCGGATCGCCGGGGAGCCGTTCGTCGAGCGGACGAAGTCCGTGCTCGTGCTGTCGCCGTTGCTGCGGAGGTTTTCGTCGGGGTCCCCGACGTAG
- a CDS encoding DUF5995 family protein codes for MVPLEFLGADTDRAHALGTVVRRMRALGAGWPERDGVAVFNRVYLAVTEEVGRRLDAGHFADPRAAVTLDVRFAERYLGAVEAVARERRPPACWRPLFQLRGHPGVRPLQFALAGVNAHIGHDLALAVVDACRTLGCEPADLEDEFDRVGEVLVALEERIREDLMPGPDLLQVADPLTHLLGAWSLERARDGAWGAARALWALRELPDLAGEFVERLDDGVGLVGRCLLTPLGAGPYGVAPGR; via the coding sequence ATGGTGCCGTTGGAATTCCTGGGAGCGGACACGGACCGTGCGCACGCCCTCGGCACGGTGGTGCGCCGGATGCGTGCGCTCGGTGCGGGCTGGCCGGAGCGTGACGGGGTCGCGGTCTTCAACCGGGTCTACCTCGCCGTCACCGAGGAGGTCGGCAGGCGCCTGGACGCGGGGCACTTCGCCGATCCGCGGGCCGCGGTCACCCTGGACGTGCGGTTCGCCGAGCGGTACCTCGGGGCCGTGGAGGCGGTCGCGCGGGAGCGCCGGCCGCCCGCCTGCTGGCGGCCGCTGTTCCAGTTGCGGGGCCATCCCGGGGTACGACCGCTGCAGTTCGCGCTCGCCGGTGTCAATGCGCACATCGGGCACGATCTGGCGCTGGCCGTGGTGGACGCCTGTCGTACGCTCGGCTGCGAACCGGCGGATCTGGAGGACGAGTTCGACCGGGTGGGGGAGGTGCTCGTCGCCCTGGAGGAGCGGATCCGGGAGGATCTGATGCCGGGGCCCGATCTGCTGCAGGTCGCCGATCCGCTGACGCACCTGCTGGGGGCGTGGAGCCTGGAGCGGGCCCGCGACGGCGCCTGGGGCGCCGCCCGGGCCCTCTGGGCCCTGCGGGAACTCCCCGATCTGGCCGGGGAGTTCGTCGAGCGGCTCGACGACGGGGTGGGGCTGGTGGGGCGGTGCCTGCTGACGCCGCTGGGAGCCGGGCCGTACGGGGTGGCCCCGGGCCGGTGA
- a CDS encoding GuaB1 family IMP dehydrogenase-related protein, which produces MRFLNDIQPPYDLTYDDVFMVPSRSAVGSRQGVDLASPDGTGTTIPLVVANMTAIAGRRMAETVARRGGLVVIPQDIPIEVVTEVVSWVKGRHLVLDTPIILAPHQTVADALSLLPKRAHDAGVVVDGEGRPLGVVTDADLNGVDRFTQLSEVMSRDLLLLDADIEPGEAFTRLDQANRRYAPAVDRDGRLAGILTRKGALRATLYTPATDADGRLRIAAAVGINGDVAGKAKQLLEAGVDTLVVDTAHGHQESMISAVRAVRGLDPQVPIVAGNIVAAEGVRDLIEAGADIVKVGVGPGAMCTTRMMTGVGRPQFSAVLECAAEAAKFGKHVWADGGVRHPRDVAMALAAGASNVMVGSWFAGTYESPGDLQHDANGRPYKESFGMASARAVRNRTSEESSYDRARKALFEEGISTSRMFLDPSRPGVEDLIDSIIAGVRSSCTYAGANSLAEFAERAVVGVQSAAGYAEGKPLHASWG; this is translated from the coding sequence GTGCGTTTCCTGAACGACATCCAGCCTCCGTACGACCTCACGTACGACGACGTCTTCATGGTGCCGAGCCGTTCCGCGGTCGGCTCGCGGCAGGGCGTCGACCTGGCCTCACCGGACGGCACCGGCACCACGATCCCGCTGGTCGTGGCCAACATGACGGCCATCGCGGGCCGCCGGATGGCCGAGACCGTGGCCCGGCGCGGCGGGCTCGTCGTCATTCCGCAGGACATCCCGATCGAGGTCGTCACCGAGGTCGTCTCCTGGGTCAAGGGCCGGCACCTCGTGCTGGACACCCCGATCATCCTGGCCCCGCACCAGACCGTCGCCGACGCGCTGTCCCTGCTGCCCAAGCGCGCGCACGACGCCGGTGTCGTGGTGGACGGCGAGGGCCGCCCCCTCGGTGTCGTCACCGACGCCGACCTGAACGGCGTCGACCGCTTCACACAGCTCTCCGAGGTCATGTCCCGCGACCTGCTGCTGCTCGACGCGGACATCGAGCCGGGCGAGGCGTTCACCAGGCTCGACCAGGCCAACCGCCGCTACGCGCCGGCCGTCGACCGGGACGGCAGGCTCGCCGGCATCCTCACCCGCAAGGGCGCCCTGCGCGCCACGCTCTACACGCCGGCCACCGACGCGGACGGCAGGCTGCGCATCGCGGCGGCCGTCGGTATCAACGGCGATGTCGCGGGCAAGGCCAAGCAGCTGCTGGAGGCGGGCGTCGACACGCTCGTCGTGGACACCGCGCACGGCCACCAGGAGTCGATGATCTCCGCGGTGCGGGCCGTCCGCGGGCTGGACCCGCAGGTGCCGATCGTCGCGGGCAACATCGTCGCCGCCGAGGGCGTACGCGATCTGATCGAGGCCGGCGCGGACATCGTCAAGGTCGGCGTCGGACCGGGCGCCATGTGCACCACGCGCATGATGACCGGCGTGGGCCGGCCCCAGTTCTCGGCCGTCCTGGAGTGCGCGGCCGAGGCGGCGAAGTTCGGCAAGCACGTGTGGGCCGACGGCGGGGTGCGGCACCCCCGCGACGTCGCCATGGCGCTGGCCGCGGGCGCGTCGAACGTCATGGTGGGCTCGTGGTTCGCCGGTACCTACGAGTCGCCGGGCGACCTGCAGCACGACGCGAACGGGCGCCCCTACAAGGAGTCCTTCGGCATGGCGTCGGCGCGCGCGGTGCGCAACCGCACGTCGGAGGAGTCGTCGTACGACCGGGCCCGCAAGGCGCTGTTCGAGGAGGGGATCTCGACCTCCAGGATGTTCCTCGACCCGTCCCGCCCGGGCGTCGAGGACCTGATCGACTCGATCATCGCGGGCGTGCGGTCGTCCTGCACGTACGCCGGGGCGAACTCGCTCGCGGAGTTCGCCGAGCGGGCGGTCGTCGGTGTGCAGAGCGCCGCGGGGTACGCGGAGGGCAAGCCGCTGCACGCCAGCTGGGGCTGA
- a CDS encoding barstar family protein yields MTHDVPGRTVPVRPVVTLDLDGVADKAGLMERCVRALELPDWFGRNWDALADSLGDPSVWPAAAGEAGLLVLVTGWRTYARTRPEEWRIAEDVFAQAADRAPEGLLTVALDLGGSHQ; encoded by the coding sequence ATGACGCACGACGTGCCCGGCCGTACGGTGCCGGTCCGCCCCGTGGTCACCCTGGACCTCGACGGGGTCGCGGACAAGGCGGGCCTCATGGAGCGCTGCGTACGGGCCCTGGAGCTGCCGGACTGGTTCGGCCGCAACTGGGACGCCCTCGCCGACAGCCTCGGCGACCCGTCCGTATGGCCCGCGGCCGCCGGCGAGGCAGGACTGCTGGTCCTCGTCACCGGCTGGCGGACGTACGCGCGCACGCGGCCCGAGGAGTGGCGCATCGCCGAGGACGTCTTCGCCCAGGCGGCGGACCGGGCCCCGGAGGGCCTGCTCACCGTGGCGCTGGACCTCGGAGGATCGCACCAGTAG
- a CDS encoding NAD(P)/FAD-dependent oxidoreductase: MTSTVPPAVPHTDAQPPITMFGPDFPYAYDDFLAHPAGLGQIPATELGAEVAVIGGGLSGIVAAYELMKMGLKPVVYEADRIGGRLRTVGFEGCDPSLTAELGAMRFPPSSTALQHYIDLVGLRTEPFPNPLSEATPSTVVDLKGESHYAETMADLPQVYRDVAAAWNTCLEEGADFSDMNRAMRERDVPRIRAIWAELVEKLDNQTFYGFLCDSEAFRSFRHREIFGQVGFGTGGWDTDFPNSILEILRVVYSEADDHHRGIVGGSQQLPLRLWEREPQKIVHWAYGTSLASLHDGQPRPAVTRLNRTAGNRITVTDASGDIRTYRAAVFTAQSWMLLSKVACDDALFPIDHWTAIERTHYMESSKLFVPVDRPFWLDKDEDTGRDVMSMTLTDRMTRGTYLLDDGPDRPAVICLSYTWCDDSLKWLPLSANERMEVMLKSLGEIYPKVDIRKHVIGNPVTVSWENEPYFMGAFKANLPGHYRYQRRLFTHFMQDRLPEDKRGVFLAGDDISWTAGWAEGAVQTALNAVWGVMHHFGGATDPANPGPGDVYDEIAPVELPED; encoded by the coding sequence ATGACGTCCACGGTGCCCCCCGCCGTCCCGCACACCGACGCGCAACCGCCGATCACCATGTTCGGCCCGGACTTCCCGTACGCGTACGACGACTTCCTCGCGCACCCCGCGGGCCTCGGCCAGATACCCGCGACCGAGCTCGGCGCCGAGGTGGCGGTCATCGGCGGCGGCCTCTCCGGCATCGTCGCCGCGTACGAGCTGATGAAGATGGGCCTGAAGCCCGTCGTGTACGAGGCCGACCGGATCGGCGGCCGGCTGCGCACGGTCGGCTTCGAGGGCTGCGACCCCTCCCTGACCGCCGAGCTGGGCGCGATGCGCTTCCCGCCGTCCTCCACGGCGCTCCAGCACTACATCGACCTGGTGGGGCTGCGCACCGAACCGTTCCCCAACCCCCTCTCCGAGGCCACGCCCTCCACCGTCGTCGACCTCAAGGGCGAGTCGCACTACGCCGAGACGATGGCCGACCTGCCGCAGGTCTACCGCGACGTGGCGGCCGCCTGGAACACCTGCCTGGAGGAGGGCGCCGACTTCTCCGACATGAACCGGGCGATGCGCGAGCGCGACGTCCCGCGCATCCGCGCGATCTGGGCGGAGCTCGTCGAGAAGCTCGACAACCAGACCTTCTACGGGTTCCTCTGCGACTCCGAGGCGTTCAGGTCCTTCCGGCACCGCGAGATCTTCGGCCAGGTCGGCTTCGGCACGGGCGGCTGGGACACCGACTTCCCGAACTCCATCCTGGAGATCCTGCGCGTCGTCTACAGCGAGGCCGACGACCACCACCGCGGCATCGTCGGCGGCAGCCAGCAGCTCCCGCTGCGCCTGTGGGAACGCGAGCCGCAGAAGATCGTGCACTGGGCGTACGGGACCTCGCTGGCCTCGCTGCACGACGGGCAGCCGCGGCCCGCCGTGACCCGCCTGAACCGCACCGCGGGCAACCGGATCACCGTCACCGACGCCTCCGGCGACATCCGTACGTACCGGGCCGCGGTCTTCACCGCCCAGTCCTGGATGCTGCTCTCCAAGGTCGCCTGCGACGACGCGCTGTTCCCGATCGACCACTGGACCGCGATCGAGCGCACCCACTACATGGAGAGCTCCAAGCTCTTCGTGCCGGTCGACCGGCCGTTCTGGCTGGACAAGGACGAGGACACCGGCCGGGACGTCATGTCGATGACGCTCACCGACCGGATGACACGCGGGACCTATCTCCTCGACGACGGCCCGGACCGGCCCGCCGTCATCTGCCTCTCCTACACGTGGTGCGACGACAGCCTCAAGTGGCTGCCGCTGTCCGCGAACGAGCGGATGGAGGTCATGCTGAAGTCGCTCGGCGAGATCTACCCGAAGGTCGACATCAGGAAGCACGTCATCGGCAACCCGGTCACCGTCTCGTGGGAGAACGAGCCCTACTTCATGGGCGCGTTCAAGGCCAACCTGCCCGGCCACTACCGCTACCAGCGGCGTCTGTTCACGCACTTCATGCAGGACCGGCTGCCCGAGGACAAGCGGGGCGTCTTCCTCGCGGGCGACGACATCTCCTGGACGGCCGGCTGGGCCGAGGGCGCCGTGCAGACCGCGCTCAACGCCGTCTGGGGCGTCATGCACCACTTCGGCGGCGCCACCGACCCGGCCAACCCGGGCCCGGGTGACGTCTACGACGAGATAGCCCCGGTGGAACTGCCGGAGGACTGA
- a CDS encoding carbon-nitrogen hydrolase family protein: MRTALLQSSGRPGSVVENLKVLDGAAGRAAAAGAGLLIAPELFLTGYAIGADVHRLAEPADGDSADEVAEIAGRHGLAVVYGYPERSSDLVFNSAQLISADGTRLANYRKTHLFGRFEREWFTPGDEPVVQTELDGLRIGLMICYDVEFPENVRAHALAGTDLLVVPTAQMHPFHFVAESVVPVRAFENQMYVAYVNRAGTEGEFEFVGLSTLAGPDGGARARAGRAEELVLGDVDPAFLAASRAGNPYLKDRRPGLYGSLV; the protein is encoded by the coding sequence ATGCGCACCGCCCTGCTCCAGAGCTCCGGCCGGCCCGGATCCGTCGTCGAGAACCTCAAGGTCCTCGACGGGGCCGCGGGCCGTGCCGCCGCCGCGGGCGCCGGGCTCCTGATCGCCCCCGAGCTGTTCCTCACCGGGTACGCGATCGGCGCCGACGTGCACCGGCTGGCCGAGCCCGCCGACGGGGACTCCGCGGACGAGGTCGCCGAGATCGCCGGCCGGCACGGTCTGGCCGTCGTCTACGGCTACCCCGAGCGTTCCTCGGACCTGGTCTTCAACTCCGCCCAGCTGATCTCCGCCGACGGCACGCGTCTCGCGAACTACCGCAAGACCCACCTCTTCGGCCGCTTCGAGCGGGAGTGGTTCACACCCGGCGACGAACCGGTGGTCCAGACCGAGCTGGACGGCCTCCGCATCGGCCTCATGATCTGCTACGACGTGGAGTTCCCGGAGAACGTCCGCGCGCACGCCCTCGCCGGCACCGACCTCCTCGTGGTGCCCACGGCCCAGATGCACCCGTTCCACTTCGTCGCCGAATCGGTCGTCCCGGTGCGGGCCTTCGAGAATCAGATGTACGTCGCGTACGTGAACAGGGCCGGCACGGAAGGGGAGTTCGAGTTCGTCGGGCTCTCCACCCTGGCCGGCCCCGACGGGGGCGCCCGGGCGCGGGCCGGCCGTGCGGAGGAACTCGTCCTGGGGGACGTGGATCCGGCGTTCCTCGCCGCCTCGCGCGCGGGCAACCCGTACCTGAAGGACCGCCGCCCCGGCCTCTACGGGTCCCTCGTCTGA
- a CDS encoding sugar-binding transcriptional regulator: MNSSEEIPVSGMSAGRSAMRMGPAELVQAAAMARRFYLEGKSKIQIAEEFGVSRFKVARVLETALERDLVRIEIRVPAELDAERSDALRARYGLRHAVVVESPAEAEESPDPENLGEVAADLLGELVAEGDVLGLAWGRSTIHMAAALDRLPPCTVVQLTGVYDAGTAERGSVEAVRRAAQVSGGDAHPIYAPMLLPDVATAAALRSQTGIARAFEYFDKVTVACVSIGSWEAGISTVHDMLTEEERAHYASLGVEAEMSAHLFDAEGRRVGRDLGERCITVEADRLRRIPEVVAIAGGQRKSGAIDAVLRSGLVTSLVTDTAAADALMTTGPAPRPALERADPDGL, from the coding sequence GTGAACAGCAGTGAGGAGATCCCCGTGTCGGGTATGTCGGCGGGCCGGTCAGCCATGCGGATGGGACCCGCCGAGCTGGTGCAGGCGGCGGCCATGGCCCGCCGCTTCTACCTCGAGGGCAAGTCCAAGATCCAGATCGCCGAGGAGTTCGGCGTCAGCCGCTTCAAGGTGGCCCGGGTCCTGGAGACCGCCCTCGAACGGGATCTCGTGAGGATCGAGATCCGTGTCCCCGCCGAGCTGGACGCGGAGCGCTCCGACGCGCTGCGCGCCCGCTACGGCCTGCGGCACGCCGTCGTCGTCGAGTCACCGGCCGAGGCCGAGGAGTCGCCCGACCCGGAGAACCTCGGCGAGGTGGCCGCCGACCTGCTCGGCGAGCTGGTGGCCGAGGGCGATGTGCTCGGCCTCGCCTGGGGCCGCTCCACCATCCACATGGCCGCGGCGCTCGACCGGCTGCCGCCGTGCACGGTGGTGCAGCTGACGGGTGTCTACGACGCGGGAACGGCCGAGCGCGGCTCGGTCGAGGCCGTCCGCCGGGCCGCCCAGGTCTCCGGCGGCGACGCCCACCCCATCTACGCGCCGATGCTGCTGCCCGACGTGGCCACGGCGGCCGCGCTGCGCAGCCAGACGGGGATCGCGCGGGCCTTCGAGTACTTCGACAAGGTCACCGTGGCCTGTGTGTCCATCGGGTCCTGGGAGGCCGGGATCTCGACGGTGCACGACATGCTCACCGAGGAGGAACGTGCCCACTACGCCTCCCTCGGGGTCGAGGCCGAGATGTCCGCGCACCTCTTCGACGCCGAGGGCCGCCGCGTCGGGCGCGATCTGGGGGAGCGGTGCATCACCGTCGAGGCCGACCGGCTGCGGCGGATTCCCGAGGTCGTCGCGATCGCCGGCGGGCAGCGCAAGTCGGGCGCCATCGACGCCGTGCTGCGGTCCGGCCTCGTCACCAGCCTGGTGACGGACACGGCGGCAGCGGACGCCCTGATGACGACGGGTCCGGCACCGCGTCCGGCCCTCGAGCGGGCGGACCCCGACGGGCTCTGA
- a CDS encoding MFS transporter — MSPSSSAASARRLTGTLYAYAFLDDFVLLYPVYALLFADTGLTVWQISSLFALWSVTGVVLEIPSGAWADAVSRRLLLWIGPLLTAAGFTLWVLVPSYGAFALGFVLWGAKGALCSGALEALVYEELDRLGAAGGYGRVLGRARAAGLVAVMAAMALAGPVFAYGGYPAVGLASVLVCLLTAATATRFPEHRTAGARGGCGDGWVRPLRAGLAEARADRSVRAALLLVPAVTAVWGALDEYTPLLVRDTGVAEDAVSHWLLLIWAGATAGGLLAGAGQRLGRGGFARLLAGSALALAVGAWLRTPAGIGLVALAFCGFQLASVLAEARLQDRIGEAGRATLTSVAGVGTDLATVAVFGLYATVGSATTHATAFALCAVPCLATALVVARQGGAGAAGTPPATKRM, encoded by the coding sequence ATGTCACCCTCTTCCTCCGCCGCCTCCGCGCGGCGGCTCACCGGCACGCTCTACGCCTACGCGTTCCTCGACGACTTCGTCCTGCTCTATCCGGTGTACGCGCTCCTCTTCGCCGACACCGGGCTCACCGTCTGGCAGATCTCCTCGCTGTTCGCCCTCTGGTCCGTCACCGGTGTCGTGCTGGAGATACCTTCCGGCGCCTGGGCCGACGCCGTCTCGCGGCGGCTGCTCCTGTGGATCGGACCGCTGCTCACCGCCGCCGGCTTCACCCTGTGGGTGCTCGTCCCCTCGTACGGGGCCTTCGCCCTCGGCTTCGTGCTCTGGGGAGCCAAGGGCGCGCTCTGCTCCGGCGCGCTGGAGGCGCTGGTGTACGAGGAACTCGACCGGCTCGGCGCCGCAGGCGGTTACGGACGCGTCCTGGGCCGGGCCCGCGCGGCGGGACTCGTCGCCGTGATGGCGGCCATGGCCCTCGCCGGGCCGGTCTTCGCGTACGGCGGCTATCCGGCCGTCGGGCTCGCCAGTGTGCTGGTGTGCCTGCTGACCGCGGCCACCGCGACCCGGTTCCCCGAGCACCGGACGGCGGGTGCGCGGGGCGGTTGTGGCGACGGGTGGGTCCGGCCGCTGCGGGCCGGTCTCGCCGAGGCCCGCGCCGACCGGTCCGTACGCGCCGCCCTGCTGCTCGTGCCCGCCGTGACCGCGGTGTGGGGCGCGCTCGACGAGTACACGCCCCTGCTCGTCCGGGACACGGGCGTCGCCGAGGACGCCGTGTCGCACTGGCTGTTGCTGATCTGGGCCGGGGCGACCGCCGGCGGGCTGCTGGCCGGTGCGGGGCAGCGGCTGGGCCGGGGCGGGTTCGCCCGGCTCCTGGCGGGCTCGGCGCTGGCGCTCGCCGTGGGCGCGTGGCTGCGGACCCCGGCCGGGATCGGCCTGGTGGCCCTCGCCTTCTGCGGGTTCCAGCTGGCGAGCGTCCTGGCCGAGGCCCGGCTCCAGGACCGCATCGGCGAGGCCGGGCGGGCCACCCTGACCTCGGTGGCCGGGGTGGGCACCGACCTCGCGACCGTCGCCGTGTTCGGCCTCTACGCGACGGTCGGGTCGGCGACCACCCATGCCACCGCCTTCGCGCTGTGCGCGGTGCCCTGTCTGGCGACGGCGCTCGTCGTAGCCAGACAGGGCGGCGCAGGAGCGGCCGGGACCCCGCCGGCCACGAAACGGATGTGA
- the rpe gene encoding ribulose-phosphate 3-epimerase, with translation MAAQINPSILSADFARLAEEARAVEGADWLHVDVMDNHFVPNLTLGVPVVESLARATDTPLDCHLMIEDADRWAPQYVEAGAGSVTFHAEAAAAPVRLAREIRAKGARASMALKPATPIEPYEDLLPELDMLLIMTVEPGFGGQAFLDIMLPKIRRTRELISKHGLELWLQVDGGVSASTIERCAEAGADVFVAGSAVYGADDPAQAVRALRTQAQEATAQAAWACGH, from the coding sequence ATGGCCGCGCAGATCAACCCCAGCATCCTGTCCGCCGACTTCGCCCGCCTCGCCGAGGAGGCACGGGCGGTGGAGGGCGCCGACTGGCTGCACGTCGACGTGATGGACAACCACTTCGTCCCGAACCTCACGCTCGGCGTGCCGGTCGTAGAGTCCCTGGCGCGTGCGACGGACACCCCGCTGGACTGCCATCTGATGATCGAGGACGCCGATCGGTGGGCACCCCAGTACGTAGAGGCGGGTGCCGGTTCCGTCACCTTCCACGCCGAGGCGGCGGCGGCGCCCGTGCGCCTCGCCCGTGAGATCCGCGCCAAGGGCGCCCGCGCCTCCATGGCGCTGAAGCCCGCGACGCCCATCGAGCCGTACGAGGACCTGCTCCCCGAGCTCGACATGCTGCTGATCATGACCGTCGAGCCGGGCTTCGGCGGCCAGGCGTTCCTCGACATCATGCTGCCGAAGATCCGCCGTACCCGTGAGCTGATCAGCAAGCACGGCCTGGAGCTGTGGCTGCAGGTCGACGGCGGGGTCTCGGCGTCCACCATCGAGCGCTGCGCCGAGGCGGGAGCCGACGTCTTCGTCGCCGGCTCGGCCGTCTACGGGGCCGACGACCCCGCCCAGGCGGTACGTGCATTGCGCACGCAGGCGCAGGAGGCGACGGCCCAGGCAGCATGGGCATGCGGACACTGA
- a CDS encoding ribonuclease domain-containing protein, with the protein MLLRSVPRPLFGLWLCLMVLLTGCASADTETGSGAVTSAPASAPASVPASAQASAPVPGWAAGRDTVAEAGLPAEARRTLALIDVGGPFPYAEDGGVFGNRERELPRRERGHYHEYTVRTPGERDRGARRIVTGRDGEVYYTDDHYNSFRAVLR; encoded by the coding sequence ATGCTGCTCCGGTCCGTCCCCCGTCCGCTCTTCGGGCTGTGGCTCTGCCTCATGGTCCTGCTGACCGGCTGCGCGTCGGCGGACACGGAGACCGGCAGCGGGGCGGTCACCTCCGCCCCGGCCTCCGCCCCGGCCTCCGTCCCGGCCTCCGCCCAGGCCTCCGCCCCGGTCCCCGGCTGGGCCGCCGGGAGGGACACGGTCGCCGAGGCCGGGCTGCCCGCCGAGGCCCGCCGCACGCTCGCCCTCATCGACGTCGGCGGGCCCTTTCCGTACGCCGAGGACGGCGGCGTCTTCGGCAACCGCGAGCGCGAGCTGCCACGGCGGGAACGCGGGCACTACCACGAGTACACGGTGCGCACCCCCGGCGAGCGGGACCGCGGGGCCCGGCGCATTGTCACCGGGCGGGACGGCGAGGTCTACTACACCGATGATCACTACAACTCGTTCAGGGCGGTGCTGAGATGA